In a single window of the Rhopalosiphum padi isolate XX-2018 chromosome 1, ASM2088224v1, whole genome shotgun sequence genome:
- the LOC132916975 gene encoding tyrosine-protein kinase Btk isoform X3, which produces MPGGTPAAKLKDQVPRIKVVTALYPFKAIEPGDLTLVKGCEYDVIDDSQDHWWKVRDEHGAIGYIPSNYVKEKEFLGLQKYEWYVGDMSRQRAESLLKQEDKEGCFVVRNSSTKGLYTLSLFTKVPHSHVKHYHIKQNSRGDFFLSEKHCCSTIPELINYHRHNSGGLASRLKASPCDRPVPATAGLSHDKWEIDPAELMLLEELGSGQFGVVRHGKWKGSIDTAVKMMKEGTMSEDDFIEEAKVMTKLQHQNLVQLYGVCSKHRPIYIVTEYMRHGSLLNYLRRHENSLGGNNGLLLDMCIQVCKGMAYLERHNYIHRDLAARNCLVGSENVVKVADFGLARYVLDDQYTSSGGTKFPIKWAPPEVLNYTRFSSKSDVWAYGVLMWEIFTCGKMPYGRLKNTEVVDRVQRGIILEKPKMCFKEVYEVMRKCWSHCPEDRPSFRLLKDQLAVTSQGLIAD; this is translated from the exons ATGCCAGGTGGAACCCCAGCTGCCAAGTTAAAA gaCCAAGTTCCAAGGATTAAGGTAGTCACTGCTCTATATCCCTTTAAAGCAATTGAACCAGGAGATTTGACTTTAGTTAAA GGATGTGAATATGACGTCATTGATGATTCTCAAGATCATTGGTGGAAAGTAAGAGATGAGCATGG tgcTATTGGTTACATTCCTAGTAATTATGTTAAAGAAAAAGAATTTCTCGGTCTTCAAAAATATGA gtGGTATGTTGGAGATATGTCAAGACAGAGAGCTGAATCTCTTCTTAAACAAGAAGATAAAGAAGGCTGTTTTGTGGTTAGAAATTCATCAACCAAAGGTCTTTATACATTATCTCTTTTCACAAAAGT accaCATTCACACGTGAAGCATTATCACATAAAGCAAAATAGCCgaggagatttttttttaagtgaaaaacATTGCTGTTCAACTATTccagaattaattaattaccatCGTCACAACAGTGGTGGATTAGCATCACGTTTAAAAGCCTCTCCTTGTGACCGCCCTGTTCCTGCTACAGCTGGCCTTAGTcatg atAAATGGGAAATAGATCCTGCAGAATTAATGTTGTTGGAAGAGCTAGGATCAGGTCAGTTTGGTGTGGTACGCCATGGTAAATGGAAAGGTTCTATTGACACTGCAGTCAAAATGATGAAAGAAGGCACAATGTCTGAAGATGATTTTATTGAAGAAGCCAAAGTCATGAC GAAACTCCAACACCAGAATCTAGTCCAACTTTATGGAGTTTGTAGCAAACATCGTCCAATTTATATAGTTACCGAGTATATGAGACATGGATCACTGCTGAATTACCTCAGGCGACATGAAAATAGTTTAGGTGGAAACAATGGTTTATTACTGGATATGTGTATTCAG gtTTGCAAAGGGATGGCGTATTTAGAACGTCACAATTACATACATCGTGATCTTGCTGCTAGAAACTGTTTAGTGGGTTCAGAAAATGTTGTAAAAGTTGCAGATTTTGGATTAGccag gTATGTCCTAGATGATCAATATACCAGTTCTGGTGGTACCAAATTCCCCATTAAATGGGCTCCTCCTGAAGTCTTAAACTACACTAGATTTTCTTCCAAATCTGATGTTTGGGCTTATG GTGTCTTAATGTGGGAAATATTTACGTGTGGTAAGATGCCATATGGACGTCTTAAAAACACTGAAGTTGTTGATCGTGTACAAAGAGGCATTATTTTGGAAAAaccaaaaatgtgttttaaagaAGTTTATGAG gTTATGCGTAAGTGTTGGAGCCATTGTCCTGAAGATCGTCCATCTTTTAGATTGTTAAAAGATCAACTAGCTGTCACATCTCAG GGTTTAATAGCAGATTGA